From Drosophila virilis strain 15010-1051.87 chromosome X, Dvir_AGI_RSII-ME, whole genome shotgun sequence, the proteins below share one genomic window:
- the LOC6631823 gene encoding peptidyl-prolyl cis-trans isomerase G, with product MRRAAQSKGNNSGEPSSKKEKMDKKSDKKAGSKAPLAPNIAKKKIKTPSPASSASSDTDSDSTSCSSGSSSSSSSSSSSESESDSERKKRRHRRSRKTKSSKNSKYKSKRSRSRKRAPVVAAVPTPVPPPLPAIVPAPVPPPSSTPMPLPIPLPIPIPIPVTPTPKAAPPAIEIWSPVPCSKQRGRTLHRSRSGLPGIESKSGCKHSTKSPTPKSKNKSPPKSKSKDKDKSTTAATKSNRERQPAAPTKSKEKEKERERRSAQRPSSRGKERDKNRDKSSTTKGKGVDKALTLVSASTLASASVARSGSKDKEHRPSASSKDKGKPDTKSQKKKEETSSSKSAAAKAKDKDKYKDKDKDKDKDKDKDRKSSSRSTSRDRQRRMLSRATTVPREKRHYTPFRSAEKRVSSRSTSRSRNWRSLSRPTPRSRERRSMSDISARIRIRRSPSSSSTPSMSYRRRSLDGTPSPLRSHDHDLKTVRLHIKGLTRQVTKSHIVEIFGSFGPLTNVDFPIDHFYRGGYSRAGRGFAFVEYANPEDCECALKNMDGGKIDGQRIVVSPFEKSMLRFPMRRRYPSPLNIRNRF from the coding sequence ATGCGTCGGGCAGCTCAAAGCAAAGGCAACAATAGCGGAGAACCGTCATCCAAGAAGGAGAAGATGGACAAGAAGAGTGATAAGAAGGCCGGATCCAAGGCACCGCTGGCGCCGAACATTGCGAAGAAGAAGATAAAGACGCCCTCGCCGGCATCATCGGCCAGCAGCGATACCGACAGCGATTCCACCAGCTGCTCCAGTGGCTCATCGAGCAGCTCCTCCTCTTCATCGTCGAGCGAGTCCGAGAGCGACTCGGAAAGAAAGAAGCGCCGCCATCGCCGTTCACGAAAAACCAAATCTTCAAAAAACTCCAAGTACAAATCGAAGCGCAGCCGTTCGCGCAAGAGGGCTCCTGTGGTGGCGGCTGTGCCGACTCCTGTACCGCCGCCCCTGCCAGCTATTGTTCCTGCGCCAGTTCCACCGCCAAGCTCAACTCCAATGCCATTGCCAATACCATTACccataccaataccaataccagtAACACCAACACCGAAGGCAGCTCCGCCAGCAATAGAGATTTGGTCACCGGTTCCCTGCTCCAAGCAGCGCGGCCGCACTCTCCATCGTAGCCGCTCTGGGCTGCCAGGCATTGAATCCAAGAGCGGGTGCAAGCACTCGACAAAGTCGCCAACTCCAAAATCCAAGAATAAATCGCcgccaaaatcaaaatcaaaagacAAGGACAAGAGCACAACTGCTGCCACAAAATCAAACAGAGAGCGCCAGCCGGCTGCACCCACAAAGTCCAAGGAGAAAGAGAAGGAAAGGGAGAGGCGCTCAGCGCAGCGGCCATCGTCGCGGGGAAAAGAAAGAGACAAGAACAGAGACAAGAGCTCAACAACCAAGGGCAAGGGTGTGGATAAGGCTTTGACTTTGGTTTCAGCCTCGACTTTAGCTTCGGCTTCAGTTGCCAGATCCGGATCTAAGGATAAGGAACATCGCCCATCGGCTTCAAGCAAGGACAAGGGGAAGCCAGACACTAAATCGCAGAAGAAAAAGGAAGAGACTTCATCATCCAAATCAGccgcagcaaaagcaaaagacaAAGACAAATACAAAGACAAAGATAAAGATAAGGAcaaagataaagataaagacAGAAAGTCTTCGTCGCGTTCAACCTCAAGAGACAGGCAGCGGCGCATGCTGTCCCGCGCAACCACAGTTCCAAGGGAGAAGCGCCACTATACCCCATTTCGTTCAGCTGAAAAACGCGTCTCGAGTCGCTCGACGTCGCGCTCCAGGAACTGGCGCTCGTTGTCACGCCCAACTCCCCGTTCCCGGGAAAGGCGCTCGATGTCGGACATAAGCGCTCGGATCCGCATTCGCCGCTCCCCGTCCTCATCGTCGACGCCATCGATGAGCTACCGTCGGCGTAGCCTGGACGGTACGCCGAGTCCATTGCGTTCTCATGATCACGATCTGAAGACCGTGCGCCTGCATATCAAGGGCCTGACACGGCAGGTGACCAAGTCGCATATCGTGGAGATCTTTGGCAGCTTCGGGCCCCTGACTAACGTTGACTTTCCCATAGATCACTTCTATCGCGGCGGATATTCACGTGCCGGACGTGGATTCGCATTTGTCGAGTACGCCAATCCCGAGGACTGCGAGTGCGCTCTTAAAAACATGGATGGCGGCAAGATCGATGGCCAGCGTATTGTTGTCTCCCCCTTCGAGAAGAGTATGCTCCGTTTTCCTATGCGTCGTCGTTATCCTTCGCCGCTCAACATTCGAAATCGCTTTTGA